A window of Campylobacter lari subsp. lari contains these coding sequences:
- a CDS encoding beta-ketoacyl-ACP synthase III has product MKSTKASLKSIASYVPTKTLSNFDLERMVQTSNEWILRRTGIEQRHIANDDENTSDLGTKAAIKAIQRANLSPQDIDAIIVATLSPDYFTMPSTACKIAHNLGLKNITAFDISAACSGFIYLLELAKSMVESGAKKNVLIIGAEKISSIMDYTDRSICVLFGDGAGAGVVSLDDNFPIIDTHTASDGEFGDLLMTQRAQKSSVCSPLSMQMKGNEVFKIAVNTLSNDVIDILAKNNIKSEEIDLFIPHQANLRIIKAVQEKLNFKDEQCVVTVQKYGNTSAASIPMAMNDAYEQGRLKQGSLVLLDAFGGGFTWGSALLRFGGENNK; this is encoded by the coding sequence ATGAAATCAACTAAAGCTTCCTTAAAAAGTATAGCTTCTTATGTTCCTACAAAAACTCTGAGTAATTTTGACTTAGAAAGAATGGTTCAAACTAGCAATGAGTGGATATTAAGAAGAACTGGTATAGAACAAAGACATATAGCAAATGATGATGAAAACACAAGCGATCTTGGCACTAAAGCAGCTATTAAGGCTATACAAAGAGCTAATTTAAGTCCTCAAGATATAGATGCGATCATCGTAGCTACTTTAAGCCCTGATTATTTTACCATGCCATCAACTGCATGTAAAATCGCTCATAATTTAGGCTTAAAAAATATCACCGCTTTTGATATTTCTGCCGCATGCTCAGGATTTATTTATCTTTTAGAACTTGCAAAATCTATGGTTGAAAGTGGTGCTAAAAAAAATGTATTAATCATAGGGGCTGAAAAAATTAGCTCTATTATGGATTATACCGATAGAAGCATTTGTGTATTATTTGGTGATGGGGCTGGGGCTGGAGTTGTATCATTAGATGATAATTTTCCTATTATAGATACCCATACTGCAAGTGATGGAGAATTTGGAGATTTATTAATGACTCAAAGAGCTCAAAAAAGCAGTGTTTGTTCTCCACTTTCCATGCAAATGAAAGGGAATGAAGTATTTAAAATCGCAGTAAATACTCTAAGTAATGATGTTATTGACATTCTTGCTAAAAACAACATCAAAAGTGAAGAAATTGATCTTTTTATACCTCATCAAGCTAATTTAAGAATTATTAAGGCCGTACAAGAAAAATTAAATTTCAAAGATGAACAATGTGTAGTTACTGTTCAAAAATATGGCAATACCTCAGCCGCTTCAATCCCTATGGCAATGAATGATGCTTATGAACAAGGTCGTTTAAAACAAGGTTCATTGGTACTACTTGATGCTTTTGGTGGTGGTTTTACTTGGGGCTCAGCACTACTTCGTTTTGGTGGAGAAAATAACAAATAG
- the motB gene encoding flagellar motor protein MotB, which produces MGKKHKCPECPAGEKWAVPYADFLSLLLALFIALWAISESNPAKTEALKTEFVKIFEFTASNPLEKESEVHNKYSAPSNANVEELEKLKKLSITQQENIEKLKAALDQRENNIVLNLPARVEFARASVEINSADVQDFLKRISEVLKRMPKQAQIELRGYTDASDKDPKRNFDLASKRAQVVADYLIARGINPAQLIVVSFGENYPLSANKEDEINNRVEFYIRVDSSDNQTRKSVLDQIRTFK; this is translated from the coding sequence ATGGGAAAAAAACACAAATGTCCAGAATGTCCAGCGGGTGAAAAATGGGCCGTGCCTTATGCAGACTTTTTAAGTTTGCTTTTGGCTCTTTTTATCGCTCTTTGGGCGATTTCTGAAAGTAATCCTGCTAAAACCGAGGCTTTAAAAACTGAATTTGTTAAAATTTTTGAATTTACCGCTTCAAATCCTTTGGAAAAAGAAAGTGAAGTGCATAATAAATACAGTGCACCATCTAATGCAAATGTTGAAGAGCTTGAAAAACTTAAAAAATTGAGTATCACTCAACAAGAAAATATAGAAAAACTAAAAGCGGCATTAGATCAAAGAGAAAATAATATCGTTTTAAATTTACCTGCAAGAGTTGAATTTGCAAGAGCTAGTGTAGAAATAAATTCAGCTGATGTGCAAGATTTTTTAAAGCGTATTAGTGAAGTGTTAAAAAGAATGCCAAAACAAGCTCAAATAGAGCTTAGAGGTTATACTGATGCAAGTGATAAAGATCCTAAAAGAAATTTTGATTTAGCAAGTAAAAGAGCTCAAGTTGTGGCTGATTATTTGATTGCTAGAGGGATTAATCCAGCTCAGCTTATAGTGGTTAGTTTTGGTGAAAATTATCCTTTGAGTGCAAACAAAGAAGATGAGATAAACAATAGAGTTGAATTTTATATTCGCGTAGATTCTTCAGATAATCAAACTAGAAAGTCTGTATTGGATCAAATTAGAACTTTTAAATAA
- the motA gene encoding flagellar motor stator protein MotA, with product MDLSTILGMVLAVVSISVGDILEGGNPLHVLHLSSFLIVVPTAAFCAMTATHKKFVKAAYKELKLAFKGAGVNLSQRIAELVEYSVIARRDGLLALESKTNEIDNEFLKETMMMMVDGKSVEEIKESMEIQIEEMEEYYKECAEYWIRFGETCPTMGLVGAVMGLMLALQLLDDPQAMAAGIAGAFTATVTGIFGAYALFGPWGHKIKANAHELIKERIVISHAIVSIAEGANPRDLEAKLFNYLGQGEPRISQFDK from the coding sequence ATGGATCTTTCAACCATACTTGGGATGGTATTAGCTGTTGTTAGTATTTCTGTGGGAGATATTTTAGAGGGTGGTAATCCTTTGCATGTTTTGCACTTAAGTTCGTTTTTGATCGTGGTTCCAACTGCGGCTTTTTGTGCGATGACAGCAACTCATAAAAAATTTGTCAAAGCAGCTTATAAAGAATTAAAACTAGCCTTTAAAGGTGCAGGGGTAAATTTAAGCCAGAGGATAGCTGAACTTGTAGAATACTCTGTTATAGCAAGAAGAGATGGGCTTTTGGCTTTAGAGTCAAAAACTAATGAAATTGATAATGAGTTTTTAAAAGAAACCATGATGATGATGGTTGATGGTAAGAGTGTAGAAGAGATTAAAGAAAGCATGGAAATCCAAATAGAAGAAATGGAAGAGTATTATAAGGAATGTGCGGAATACTGGATCCGTTTTGGTGAAACTTGTCCTACTATGGGACTTGTTGGTGCAGTTATGGGACTTATGCTTGCTTTGCAACTTTTAGATGATCCTCAAGCTATGGCAGCAGGTATTGCAGGGGCATTTACTGCAACAGTAACGGGGATTTTTGGTGCTTATGCTTTATTTGGTCCTTGGGGGCATAAAATCAAAGCAAATGCTCATGAGCTCATTAAAGAAAGGATAGTTATCTCGCATGCTATAGTGAGTATTGCAGAGGGAGCTAACCCTAGAGATTTAGAGGCTAAATTGTTTAACTATCTTGGACAAGGTGAGCCTAGAATTTCTCAATTTGATAAGTAA